The genome window AGAATCAAGTCTTCCATTCATCTTCTTCTCAATTACAGCCATAACATCTTTGAATCGAGACTCAACATTGCCAAAGGCCTCTTTGATCTCTCTTTTTGCCTTTAGTAGCTCTCCATAAAGGAAACCCATGGATGGCTTCACATCCCCATCAACTAAACGGAGGACTTTGACCAATGGCTCAAAAATAGCCAACATTAGCTTCACATCCTTCCAAAAGGCTGGACTCAATATAGTAGCTGTGGcctcttttcctttttttgatTTCACATCCTTTAATGAGTCCCACCTGCTATGAACTACCATCTTCCTTAACTGGTCCTTCTTCTCTTGCATACTATTCAAAGTGAGAAAGTATGAAGCAAACCTAGTCACTCCTGGCCTCACTAGCTCTTTCCCCTCTGTGAAGTATCTCAAGCACTCCAATGTTCTTGTGTGGCCATACACAAATATGGTAAATGACTTTGCTTGGTCAATCACTTTCCTGAACCGAGGCAATTTGCCAATTCCTTGGAGCATCAAGTTGATTGTGTGAGCTGCACAAGAGGTCCAAAATATTTGTGGTCTCTTCTCAAGCAATAGCTTCTTTGCTCCCATGTTGTTAGAGGCATTGTCAGTGACTACTTGCACCACATTTTCTTCACCAATGTCTTCAATTGCTTTGTCCACTAATTCAAAAATGACTTCGCTTGTGTGTGACACATCTGACATCTCTTTTGAGCTGATGAAGGAGGTTCCATCAGCACAATTAGTGCATATATTCATTATGCTTCTCCTCTTCCTATCTGACCAAGCATCGGTCATAATAGAGCACCCATTTTTCATCTTCTCGGCTTCACGTTCCTGCAGCAAACACTTGGTTCTTTCATATTCTTCTTCCAGCAAACTACCTCGAAAGgcatcttgagttggaggtgtaAGTCCTGGTCCAAATTGTCCAATTGCTTCACACATTTGCTTGAACTCATCATTGTCACATGCATTGAAAGGTATTCCTGCCAATGATTAAAAAATGAAATCTAATTTTAAAATGTGTTCAGTTCATGAATTTTAAAATGTGAAAACAGCATCGTATACTAGCAATTTACCATGATTATAGGCCCATCTTGCAATAAACTTGTGCACCTCATGCTCTCTTTCTTTCCATAGTTCCTTGTTCAGCTGCTGTTGTTTGAACGAATCAACCTTGGTAGGATCAATAGCACGTGTCCATTTGTCAATTGGCCCTAATTTGTGAGGCTGTGAGCTTCCAACACAAGTGACTTCTTCTGACTCCTCTCCAACCCTAGATACATTCACTTCCTCTCTAAATTCTAGCTCACGAACAGTCTTCTCCTCCCTCTTCCTTTTTGCAGCCTCTATTGCTTTCTTGCACTTTTCTTTAGCCTCTAGAGCCTGCGGTGTTGCAGACGTGCATTTCTTCACATtctttccaacatgggcaagatgCTCCTTCAACCTATAAATCCCTCCCCTCATCTCCTTGTCACAGAACTTACACTTCACCTTGTCTTTGTTGTTAGCATCAACAAGAACACCATATTCCCATCCAACATCATCTGAATTTCTTTTTAGGAGATTCGCTCTAGCTGCTTCAGTTTCAGAAGGTGCAGCTGCAGTTTCTGATGACATCCTTAAACCTTAATCCTTTGATTTCTTTCACTTGTACACTGCATAGGGGAGGAAAGCAGTTTCAGCAGGGGAGGAAAGCAGGGGAGGAAAGCAGGAAAGCAGGGGAGGAAAGCGGGGGAGGGGGATGAGCAGGGAGGGGAGCAGCCGACGGGGGAGGAGAACTCACCGGCGGGGGAGcagggaggggagcagccggCGGGGGAGCAGCAGGAGGGGATGAGCGCCGGCGGGGGAGCAATTTCTGTGACCGTGTGGGAGGGAGACCGAGCGGCTGCACAGCGCGCGCTAATActcccccccgcgcgcgcgctaAAAATTGCCGCGCGGCCCGCGCGCCGCCCACTCGCCGCCTAGTCGCGCGGCCGCCTAGACGCCGCACAGGACCCTAGGCTACGCGACAGCCTATCGACTAGCGCCTAGGCGCGCCTAATCGCCGCCTAGTCGGTGCCTAGCCGAACACTGAAGGTAAGTCTATTTCCAGAGGTATGGTAGATATGCTACATTTGTTTGACTTATTCATGTATTTATGATTGAGGGATTGGGATGATATATCTTGCATTTTTTCTGATTTTAAAATGTTGCGAACAGTGCATGCCTTTTGTTATGTGATGACCAATTTTTACTAGAGTGGTCTTTTGACAAGAAGGGTCTTTGCAAaagatgtgtgtgtgtgtgtgtgtagcaGTCTTACTACCTGATTGTTCTGGGTGGTTATAGATTGCATGTGTTAGATTTAGCAGGGACTGCCGCTTAGCTAGATGAAGATAACGGTCAGTTCTATACAACATCAATTTTGAGCAGGGCGCTAACTGACAATGATAGTTCTTTAGCCCAAAACTTCTGTTTCTTTTGTCAATCCACACTCTGATCAATATCTGGTGGATCCTACGTGAAGTTTGATTCTCTCTGCCACAGTTATTTATGGGAAGAGTGGAAGGAAAGACACCCTGAATCAGCATCAGATAATTCAGACAAGTTCTTAAACTTGAGATTTGTCTCCCTTGAGGTTCGTACATAATAAGTTCCATGTTCTATTCTAAATCCCTAGGTGAAATTCTTACAAAGTATCCACATTCATTTCTGTGGCTTCAGGTTTTCATTTGTTGTTTGAAGAGTGTAGGAACTTTGAATCTTTAATCCAAAAGCAATTAAATACAAATAGTGGTGGAGATAGATTTGTGTTATTACTTTTTGTCGTGGAAGAAGATTGATTTTTCAGGGTCTTTGTCACAAAGCCATCTATGGCCTGTATGCTCAGATGTCATATAATGTTTACATTGACCATATTTTACATGTATGTAGGTCAATTCCCTTAATTTGGACATGATTTTCATTCACACTTGCATCCTAGTTCATATTCTTTCCAGTATCTAGCAATTTTGGGGTAATCAAAGGCTATCGATCTTTGCTACAAAATATGTCAATTGTTGGCATAAACAGCTTCTGATAATTATCTAATTCACTTGATTCAGTTGGTCAGAGTTTGCTCTCTGTTTCAACTGAAATTGCAGTCAATGGATTGCTTGATTGAATTCCTTTGTCGTGTGCGTTGTAAATTCACTGATCATGGCTTATCCTTCCCCACATGAATTTATGTCTGGACTTGTTTTGTTGCAAACTTCTGCTTATATGTACAAAGTGTTGGGTTTATTTGGTTTATCACATTTTTTATTAAGAAAAAAATCCTGGCCGCAGTTGAACATTGTTTTTCTCCCATGAATGTGGTACCAATTTTTTGTGTGGTGGTTTATAGTGAGCATGGTATATGCTTTTAAAGAATCACAGCTCTTTACATGTATGCTAATCAACACTTAGAATTTGTCCTTTTCTATAACTTTGGTGTTCTAATTTTGTATTGTTATCCGATTATGTTCTATTTGCGGTGCAGCTCCCTCAGCAGGATAATTCATATGATTGTGGCTTATTCTTGCTCCATTATGTGGAATTATTTTTGACAGATGCTCCAAGTAACTTCAACCCTCTGAAGATTGATGTATTTTCTGGCTTTGTAAGTCTTAATTTGTTTTCTTTGTTATTTAATGGCATCCTGCTGTTTCTCTGCCATTCTTAAGTAGTTTGTTTGGTCTTGAAGCTCAATGTTGTTGCCGTTATGAACTTGATCAGAACTGTGCTAACtgtttctttattatttttgtaaccTATGGGCGCTAAGAATTTTCACTAGTGGATATTTACTTAATTTGCAATGTTTTATTATTATATTCAACTATAATTCTGATGTGCCTTCATACGTTGGAACTATTCTAGTACAATTATCAATCAAGTCAGTAAAAATTGCACTGGACTAACCTAACTACAGTTGGTGAATTGCACAAGTCAAACAATATTTGTATTTACATCTCATGGGATTATGGGTGTTTGAGATTCGAATTTCGTAGTTAAATTACAATCATAGATATTATCTGAACACTTGTGTATAAAAAGATCACCTTCACATTCCTTTATAGCTTTTGTTAGTCCAACTTTTCCTTGACATTAGTTTTGTTTGACTACAGTTTCCTTTTTCTTTCACTATTTTGTCTgtgctctggccatttaattctggttTCCTTCAAATTTTTTCATCACAATATCCTTGAAGTGCAAAGTCATTCTATGCAATATTTTGAGGTTGGATTTTAATAGGTGTATTAATTTCTTGAACTTTCACTCTTAACGTGCTTTTCAGCTTAGTGATgattggtttccacccccagaagcttcTCTGAAGCGTTCGGTGGTCCGAAAGTTAATTCATGAGCTGGTAACTGGATCTTTTCAGAATCATCCCAAGCTAGCTTGTGGTGGTGAGCAGCTTGACGAAAGACATCAAAGATGCTCAAATCCTGGTGAACCTGAAACAGTTTGCACAGTTGATGATGGAACCCATGAAGTACAGCCATCCAAGTCCATCTGTTTATATGATTCCAAAGAGGGGCTACCTACTTCTGGATGCATGTTGGACACTGGAAGTGTCCCAATTGTTGATGTACAGAATCTACAAGAGTCAGAGGTATAGTTATTAGCTGATGTTAGAGGTAGACAGAGTGGTTTTGCCGGAGGTACTAACCTCAGCCATCATTGCTTGATTATATAGAAAGATGAGATGAGTCACATTGATTACATAACAGCTCATTAGAGCTTAGCTAATCAGATAGGAGCCTTGGCAGCCGCACACACCTGTTGAGCTGCTCAAGGTCTTTAATGACTATAATTAACTAGCACAAGTAACTAGGAGAGTGCTTAGGAAACAGGACTTAATAACAACATTTCTCCCCCTAAGGCCTGTTTCAACTGATCTTGATCTCCTTGATCCCAATTCTGCTTCTCATATCTTCCAACTTGGTCTTGCCCAAGGCTTTGGTCAGTATATCAGCAAGCTGATCTGTAGTGGGAATAAATTCTGTTTTGATGCTACCTTCTTCCACACAGTCCCTGATGAAGTGATGCTTGATTCTAATATGTTTGCTCCTGTCATGGAAAACAGGATTCTTTGCCAAAGCTAGAGCAGATTTATTGTCTACTCTAAGTTCCACCACCTCAACTTCTCTTCCCAATAATTCTGCAAACAGCCTTGACAACCACAAGGCTTGGGTTGCAGCTGTTGTCATTGCCACATATTCAGCCTCACAGCTTGACAATGCAACAACTCTCTGCTTGATAGATTGCCAGCTGACCAGACTGTTTCCAAGGAAAAATATACATCCAGTAGTGCTTTTACTTGTATCAATATCTCCAGCCAAGTCTGAGTCACTGTAACCCACAAATCTTGCCTTGCCTGTCATTCTAGTATAGCATAGCCCATGATCTAGAGTACCAGCcacatatctcaagattctttttacAGCCTGAAAATGTTCAGCTGTTGGCTTCTCCAGAAATCTGCTAACATACCCTACAGCAAAAGCCAAATCTGGCCTTGTGTGCACTAGATATCTCAGGCTACCAACTAGTCTTCTATACTGAGTTGGATTTACCTCCTTTGCTGTACTTTCCTTGCTCAGTTTCAACCTTTCTTCCATGGGGGTGGTGGCTGGATTACAGTCTGCCATACCACCGAGCTCAAGTATCTTCTTAGCATAATGAGTCTGTTTCAGAGTAATGCTTCTCTCTGATTGTCTTACCTCAACCCCAAGATAGAAAGACAACAGACTCAAATCACTCATTTCGAATGTCTGCTTCATTTTTGCCTTGAAAGCTTCAATCTTCTGCTGATTGACTCCAGTGATGATCAAATCATCAACATAGACTCCAATTATCAGCAAAGAATCACCTGAACCTTTCCTGTACATGGCAGCCTCATATACATTCTGCTCAAAACCCATCTGCTTAAGAGTCAAATCAAGTTTGGCATTCCAAGCCCGAGGAGCCTGTCTTAGGCCATACAATGCCTTGTGTAACCTGTACACTTTCTTCTCTTCTCCTGATACTTCAAAGCCTGGTGGCTGAGTAACATAAACCTCTTCCTTGAGTTCTCCATTCAGAAATGCAGACTTCACATCCATGTGATGTACTGCCCAACCTTCTTGTGCTGCTAGAGCAAGTAAGACACGTACTGATTCCATTCTTGCAACTGGTGCAAAGGTATCTTCATAGTCAATCCCTTCCTTCTGAACAAAGCCACGGgccacaagtcttgccttgtgccTGATCACAGCACCATGTTCATCCTTCTTCAATTTAAACACCCACTTCAATGAAATTGGGCGATGACCTGGACTAGGAGTAACAAGTTCCCAAGTCCCATTCCGCTCAACTGAGCTCAGCTCTTCCTTCATTGCTGCCTGCCAATCTGGGTCATCTTTGGCCTCTTCATAGCTTGTGGGCTCACCAGCATGAGTGAGGTTCAATTCTGCAAACAACCTTTGTGCCGGCAAAGGGGTTGGCTGATTACCAATAATATCATGGACCTTCCTATAACGAAGCTCTTCACCATCATGATAAGCATCCACCCTTTCACTATCATTCTCCAGAGGAGTCACATGCTCTATCTGCGGGCTTGCTGGAGCTGGTGTAGGTGTTCTAGGTGACACAGGCACCTCTGTCTCCACTGCGGATTCCTCTGCTTCTGTTGCAGACTCTCCTGCACTCACCAAAGGGAGACTAGGTGATGTAGGATGTGGCTGAAGAGGTGGTGAGGGTAACACTGAACTTTCTGCTTCAGGAAACTCTTCTGCCCATGGAAACTCAACAACAAAATCGCTGCATGCTGCCTCTGAAGTACCTGCTGCCGCTGATGCCCAGTCCCAGCCACGTCCTTCATCAAATACCACATCACGGCTGACTCGCACGCGCTGGGACACTGGATCAAATACACGATATGCCTTGGCCCCTTCTGCATAGCCAATGAACACTCCAGCCTTACCGCGATCATCAAGTTTCTGGAGCTGAGTAAGCTGCCGGGTATAAGCCACGCAACCAAATACCTTGAGGTGGCCAACTGTTGGTGCGCGGCCATGCCATGCCTCATACGGAGTTACATTCTTCAGTGCCTTTGTTGGAGATCGATTCAGAATATGCACAGCCGTCATCACAGCCTCCCCCCAAAACCGAGAAGGCATCTGGCGTTGCTTGAGCAGAGCTCGTGCCATGGCCACCACAGTTTGATTCCTGCGCTCAACCACACCATTCTGTTGCGGTGAATAAGGAGCACTGAAATGCCTTTTAATACCTTCATTGGCGCAGTATGCGGCGAACTCCGCGACGGTGAATTCCCCGCCATTGTCGGTGCGCAGGACCTTCAACTTGCGCCCACTTTCCACCTCTGCTGCCGCCTTGATCTTCTTGATTGCTTCCGCCGCTGCGTCCTTGGATGGCAGCAACACAGCCCACATAAAACGGGTGGCATCATCGACGAGCAGCAGGATGTAGCGGTTGCCCGCCGGTGTCGCTGGCGTGACTGGGCCGCACAAATCACCGTGCACCAATTCGAGTTGATTCTGGGCACGATATGCTGCTGCGGCCGGAAAAGAGCGCCGCCTCTGCTTCGTGGTGACACAAGTGTCACATACCTGCTCCACATGATCGACCACCGCATCCCACGCGCCATCTCCTCCTTGCTGAGTCGCCGGAGTGCATCGAAGTTCAGATGGCCGAAACGttcgtgccactgccatgcctcAACATCCTTGCGCGCCGCGAGACAGATAGGTTGTGCAGCCTCGAGGTGCAAAATGTACAACCTGTTCTTCCCTCGATGTACCTTGGCCAGCAATCGGTGATGATTGTCCCAAATGTGGAGCACGCCATGGTTAATCACAACCTTGGACCCTCCTTCATCAAGCTGTCCCAAACTTAGTATGGAGTTCTTCAGCGCTGGAATGTAGTAAACGCCATGAAGAACTCTCTGCTCCCCGGTCTTGGCTTGAAAAATGATGGATCCAACTCCCTTGATTTCCACCTTCGATGCATCCCCGAACCGGACCGTTCCTCGAACGCCAGTGTTCAGATCAGCAAAGAGTTCTCGACGCCTGGTCATGTGATGTGTTGCGCCAGAGTCTAGGTACCAACCGCTGTCCATATCTTCTTCATCCACGCCAAGGTAGGCACAGGCACGTGGCTCAGAGAGCTCGACGTGCTGCACCGTGTAGCTGTGCGCCGGCGTGCTCTGCTCTAGGCTGATAAAGCCCTGTGCCAGAAACAGAGCACCATCTTCTTCACATTCGGCGTACTGGACGCGCGCCTCATGTCTTCCTTGGTTCCCGCCACGCTGTCCAGCCTGATTTCCACCGCCGCGACCTCCACCATGGTTGCCACCGCCGCGGCCAGCACGgtttccaccgccaccgccgcgctCTGCATCCTCACGGCGCGGCTGCGGACACTCACGTGCCCAGTGGCCTTCCTGGTTGCAGTTGAGGCAGGTGTTGGGGCCGACACGGCCAGCAACATTGTCGTCTCCTCGTCCGCCACCACGTCCACCTACTCTGCCTCGTCCTCGTCCACCATCGCGGCTGCGTCCACCGCCACCGCGCTGGTTCCTGGAACCAGAGCCACATGCATCGTCTCCCTTCTTTTCCTTTCTGCATCGCGCTTTCCACTGCTCCTCAGTGTACAACAGCTTGCCATTGATGGCCACCGGCTCGGTCAGTATTTGTTCTTCGCGATTGTCCACTGCCTTAAGCCTTCCAGTCACCTCCTCAAGAGTCAGTGCCTCAAAATCAAGGAACTGCTCAATGGCGACGACGATCTGCGAGTACTTGGCCGGCACCGTGCGCAGGAATTTCTCCACCACGCGCTCCTCGGTGATGTCCCTATCGCCATGGATGACAAGCTGCTGGTGCAGAGTTGACAACCGCACAGCAAAGTCATCCACTTGCTCACCAGGATTGACGCTGATGTTCTCCCAATCACGGCGTAGGCGCTGCAGTGTTGCTCGACGGACCCTGTCCAcgccgatgcgggtcgcagcgatggcgtcccacGCCTCCTTCGCCGTAGCCTTGTCGAGCAGTGGGAGACCCATCTCCTTGGGTACAGCCCCGACGATCACCTCTAGTGCGCGTCTGTCATCGCGGAACTGGACAGGACCGCCTTCAATGGCGTCCCAGAGATCGCGCGCCTGCATCCTCAGCTTCATAGTCTGGCTCCACTCGTAGTAATTCGTCTTGTCCAACATCGGCCACGTCGTGCCGCTGCCGGAGTCGCGGTACACCACTCTTCCTTGCGGCGACTCATAGCGACCACCGCCGCGGCAGCGCCTCCGGTCCCGCAGTGGTGACTGCGAACGCCTCCGGTCTCGCGGAGGAGTCCGCGGCCTCCGATTCCTCTCCAtctcctcttcctcttcctcgacctcctcatcttctcccttcTCGACGGCGATTTCAGCTCGCAGCTCCTGcgccgcccttgccgccgcctCTGCTGCAGCCGCTGCCTGCTTTGCTGCCTGGACTGCCAGCGCCGCTGCTTCCTCTGCAGCCTTCAGGCGCGCAGCCCGGCTGGAGAAGTCGCCCAGCTCTCCTTCGCTGGTTCCCTTGGCCTTGAGCCTGGGAGCGCGCTCAACAGAGGTCGACATGAGTAGAGAAGAGAGGAGTCGACCTTGAGGCTCTTAGTTGTCTAACCTAACCTCTGATACCAAATGTTAGAGGTAGACAGAGTGGTTTTGCCGGAGGTACTAACCTCAGCCATCATTGCTTGATTATATAGAAAGATGAGATGAGTCACATTGATTACATAACAGCTCATTAGAGCTTAGCTAATCAGATAGGAGCCTTGGCAGCCGCACACACCTGTTGAGCTGCTCAAGGTCTTTAATGACTATAATTAACTAGCACAAGTAACTAGGAGAGTGCTTAGGAAACAGGACTTAATAACAACAGCTGATAAGTTTAAACTCCTATTTTTCTTTGCCTGAGCTTGATTATTGATACCGTGATTTGTTATTTGATTGTTTGGTGGCAGGTTTGTGCACCAGTGAAGGATACTGTTGTTTGCTTGTCAATCCAGGATGAGAAAAATGACCCACTTGCATCTAACAGTCAACTTAATATGAGATCATATTCCCCAGAAGGTGATGGCGTGATTAAGGAATCAAATCGTGTGGTGACAGATAAGGAAAATGATAAGTCTTTGTTTCTTTCTTTGGATAATGACCAAAAAGTTCACAGCCAAGCAGAAGCTGAGGTGCAGGATATTATGGTTCGTACTAGCTGCTCAATATCTGAAATTTTAGCTCAGAAAATTACCAGCAAAGAACAGCCCTCCCAAAAAAGCATAGAAGTTGGGGATGAGTGCTTTAGACCTTCTCAAGATATGGATTATGTTATGATGTTTGACTCCAGCAAAGATGAGAATGGACCAAATCCAGAAAGATTGACAGCTGAAGGTGATTGTGGCGATCCTCATGAACGTCTGGATTTAGTCACAGTAGGTGATATCGGAAAAATGGTTGTAGACAATGCAATCATCGAAGATGTGAAGAGTAATAACACAACTGCAAACAATGTCAATCACGGTGAGCTGCATGTTTCATTGCAGTTGCCAGAGGGAAACACTGACAATGGTATGACTGGTGTTAGCACAGCTTCCTCTTTAGACATAAAAGAGGGAAACAATGACAAAGTAGTGGCAGATGCCTCTGCACATGAAGGTGATATAAATGACAATGGTAGCTCTGAATTGAAAATAGGAAATACGAACAGTGGTATTACTGGTGTTATCGCAGCTTCCTCAGACTTAAAAGAGGAAAATATTGACAAAGTAGTGGCAGGTGACTGTGCACATGAAAGTGATATAAATGCTAAGGATTGCACTGAGTTGAACATTGGAAATACTGATAATAGTATTGCTGGTGATAGTACAGTTTCCCCTGAGGTGAGCGCGGAAAACACTGATCAAATCATAGCAGGTGATTGTGGAAATGAAACCGATTTAAAAGCTGATGGTGAGGGTGCTGACAAATTCTTAGCAACTGACAGTGCTCTTCCTTGTGAAGATGATGCAACTTGCATGGATGGTGCGAATGTGATTGTATCACTAGATGTACCCCGTAGCACGAAGAATGATACATTTTCCAAGAACACATCTTCTGACGCTGAAATGCCTCTGCCTGTTGGAACCTGTGAGCTCGTCGATAGACCTTCTTCCGAGAATGACATGTCTGAGCACACATCTTTTGATGGTAAACGGCCTGCGGATGATAGGACTTTGGAAGAGAACGAAATGGTTATGCCTGGTGATGAAAAAACAGAGGTGCATTACAAGCGACGGAAGGTTTTGGCCTCAGAGAAACAAAGCAGCTTCTCCGGAGCAACTTCTACAGATTAGGTTTGGCTGGTGTGAGACTTAGTTTTAGTTTCTGGGATATGTGACCTGTCTAGTCCTTGACAATATGCTG of Zea mays cultivar B73 chromosome 8, Zm-B73-REFERENCE-NAM-5.0, whole genome shotgun sequence contains these proteins:
- the LOC100278181 gene encoding uncharacterized protein LOC100278181; the encoded protein is MDHAEVSGLLCIGTRETDGGEESYAAEYPKMDQDTNATTKFDVVMETSAMYTDQINTNACLDEYHMSGKQPMEEMGFGSAHPFELPSEGMVADSGEESMPSSPDTSTSNYDAPGYTEQNLQHIYNSYDALVDKDGVVLTPAFMICDKTLYLEPHLTFSLDGIKIEYLDLDSFEDEKLSALQWEISNIISISCKWTRSVGSALITLLVGSTAETGNAGPVRARFSLDDSQWPRRQQRIWELGPRYQEIWKDIPSDDFALENWSIEPCLFFPRQYFSSTEDFEDVIYPQGDPDAVSISKRDVELLLPETFVNDTIIDFYIKYLSTRIESTKKRRCHFFNSFFFRKLADLDKDQGRAPEGRAAFLRVRKWTRKINVFDKDFLFIPVNFNLHWSLIVICYPGEVATFEDGDAKLSAKLPCILHMDSLKGSHTGLKDIIQSYLWEEWKERHPESASDNSDKFLNLRFVSLELPQQDNSYDCGLFLLHYVELFLTDAPSNFNPLKIDVFSGFLSDDWFPPPEASLKRSVVRKLIHELVTGSFQNHPKLACGGEQLDERHQRCSNPGEPETVCTVDDGTHEVQPSKSICLYDSKEGLPTSGCMLDTGSVPIVDVQNLQESEVCAPVKDTVVCLSIQDEKNDPLASNSQLNMRSYSPEGDGVIKESNRVVTDKENDKSLFLSLDNDQKVHSQAEAEVQDIMVRTSCSISEILAQKITSKEQPSQKSIEVGDECFRPSQDMDYVMMFDSSKDENGPNPERLTAEGDCGDPHERLDLVTVGDIGKMVVDNAIIEDVKSNNTTANNVNHGELHVSLQLPEGNTDNGMTGVSTASSLDIKEGNNDKVVADASAHEGDINDNGSSELKIGNTNSGITGVIAASSDLKEENIDKVVAGDCAHESDINAKDCTELNIGNTDNSIAGDSTVSPEVSAENTDQIIAGDCGNETDLKADGEGADKFLATDSALPCEDDATCMDGANVIVSLDVPRSTKNDTFSKNTSSDAEMPLPVGTCELVDRPSSENDMSEHTSFDGKRPADDRTLEENEMVMPGDEKTEVHYKRRKVLASEKQSSFSGATSTD